In Aedes albopictus strain Foshan chromosome 3, AalbF5, whole genome shotgun sequence, the following are encoded in one genomic region:
- the LOC109400362 gene encoding uncharacterized protein LOC109400362, with the protein MILCRKEYGLSAKEVQQLESTSETALIALGHYSMQQMSIVGTPASPSPILGYPTGRAVATLRPLSPSSSLARPSIGSSGTSFTAALSSSSSSLLPFSCYRLGRLLLGLRGLSMHCYESSVRAMFHEVTGDGLMEHFIIKL; encoded by the exons ATGATACTTTGTCGGAAAG AATACGGCTTGAGTGCCAAAGAAGTTCAACAACTGGAAAGCACATCCGAGACGGCACTGATCGCCTTAGGCCACTACAGCATGCAACAGATGAGCATCGTCGGTACTCCAGCTTCTCCATCGCCAATATTGGGTTATCCGACCGGCAGAGCAGTCGCCACCCTTCGACCGCTGTCCCCATCCTCATCGTTGGCGAGGCCCAGCATCGGCAGTAGTGGGACCAGTTTCACTGCTGCGCTTTCATCGTCGTCCTCATCGTTGTTACCCTTTTCGTGCTACCGACTGGGTAGACTACTACTGGGGTTAAGAGGTTTATCTATGCACTGCTATGAGTCTTCGGTACGTGCCATGTTTCATGAGGTCACCGGCGACGGTCTAATGGAGCACTTTATAATCAAATTATAG